A region of the Mytilus trossulus isolate FHL-02 chromosome 11, PNRI_Mtr1.1.1.hap1, whole genome shotgun sequence genome:
CTTACTTTGATAGCAAATTCTAGGGAtagtataatttaaaaatcaagaatttcaaattgatacCTTAATTCAGAATAGGGTTAGTTAAGGGACAAACTAAGCTAAAATATCAATTCGTCATGCAGCTCCTTTTCGAgaaaactaattttttttaaatggcggGAATAATCTAGCTCGGACTTTTATCTTACATTACAGTGgtattattttggtctcaaatcaaaagaaaaaaaatctaaaatctaCTTAAATTTTAGCAAATGACCCTGTATGGCCTATTACGtctatataaaaagacaaattggTGTGAAagtgtaaaatatttgacattttattgtatgGAAAGAACCAAGGAGTCTGAACATTTGACACAATTTCCAAAACCTCACATAAGTACATCCTTAACCCTTATTGTTCATACATTGTTTATAAATGAGTCGTAGTATACATACATGAAGATTACTATATTGTGGGATGTCTATGGTAGCAGTTTTCCAAGAGTCAGGATTAGGTTGCTGTCCTGTTTTTGTCCACATGCTACTCAGAGAAGATGTTGTATTTCTTGCAACTACACTCAAAGTTCCTATATCTGGTCCATTCATATGGTATTGGAAGGAGAGACACCAAGGACAGGCtggaaaaaaatcagttaatgCTCAATATACTGAAACGACATCAATACTTCATGAAACTAAGATGTGGAGAATGCAATAGTATTCACATGCCTATTTTTATTACTTGGTCCTTCATATTAAAGGCAATGTCCAATCAGCAGATAGTTTGAAAGTGGCATTAGCTACTagttatatttgaaattaaaaatacgtTGCGTTCTTCTTtcagaaatttattaaaaagaagatgaggtatgattgccaatgagacatggAAAATGAAGCAGCTGTCGAGTCAGTTATTGTGGTAAGTAGACCATTCAATTTCTTTCAAAGTTTCAATGTTTTGCTTTAGagtattttcgttttttttttgtttttttttgtttttgttttatttttggggGGAGGTTGAGGAAAGGTGGGATTATCAATATTCTCTATCCCAAAAGTGCAATCCTTTCAATTTATTGCTCAAAATGAAAGTCCCGTATATCGGATATGTcctttacgtcgtaactacaatccccttccctttcaagaatttgacctaccgaattagactatttaccggatttgtaatcacataagcaacacgacgggtgccgcttttggagcagaatctgcttacccttccggagcacctgagatcacccctagtttttggtggggttcgtgttgtttattctttagtt
Encoded here:
- the LOC134689925 gene encoding MAM domain-containing glycosylphosphatidylinositol anchor protein 1-like; this translates as MFIETTGNFDGSWAILNTDGTNFEACPWCLSFQYHMNGPDIGTLSVVARNTTSSLSSMWTKTGQQPNPDSWKTATIDIPQYSNLHITIKATREADDQGDIAIDNINLKSGTCTCKY